In one Ornithinimicrobium pratense genomic region, the following are encoded:
- a CDS encoding XRE family transcriptional regulator, whose amino-acid sequence MSDFGAELRTFRLQMGLTQAELARRSGMPASNLCAYESGRRPMSRAMLARLLDQARRQRPSVALASAREDVIATITAHGGSEPAVFGSVARARDTTDSDLDLLVTMAPESTLVDLIEMEHALEELLHVKVEVLSRGGLRGPDDPILQDAVPL is encoded by the coding sequence ATGTCCGACTTCGGTGCGGAGCTTCGCACCTTCCGGCTGCAGATGGGTCTGACTCAGGCAGAGTTGGCGCGCAGGTCTGGAATGCCCGCGTCCAACCTCTGCGCCTACGAGAGCGGTCGGCGGCCGATGTCCCGCGCCATGCTCGCCCGGTTGCTCGACCAGGCGCGCCGCCAGCGACCCTCCGTCGCCCTCGCGTCTGCGCGAGAGGACGTCATCGCCACGATCACCGCGCACGGCGGCTCCGAGCCTGCCGTCTTCGGGTCCGTCGCCCGCGCCCGTGACACGACGGACAGTGATCTGGACCTGCTGGTCACCATGGCGCCCGAGTCGACGCTCGTGGACCTGATCGAGATGGAGCACGCCTTGGAGGAGCTGCTGCACGTGAAGGTCGAGGTCCTGTCCCGCGGCGGTCTCCGCGGCCCGGACGACCCGATCCTTCAGGACGCCGTGCCGCTGTGA
- a CDS encoding thioesterase family protein has protein sequence MTREHYFEALGDGRYQPTIHVQGAWSPEEQHVAPVIGLLLHALELNHPREDLQWARISVDILGFIRRDEMTVTTRVLRAGRTIELLEATARIDDRDTVRATAWRLVRGDTSEVAGAPEPEGTPMPAPDELPVWGGMLHWGGGFIKSLEFRSPGNEPGRGRTWVRTPLELVGGEPSSALAAWVGLLDTANGTAVRKDPREWMFPNVDLTLHLHREPEGPWVGLDTKVYFGPSGVGETSSVLHDEHGPVGTLAQCLTLRPIEP, from the coding sequence ATGACGCGGGAGCACTACTTCGAGGCGCTGGGCGACGGTCGCTACCAGCCGACCATCCACGTGCAGGGCGCCTGGTCGCCCGAGGAGCAGCACGTGGCGCCGGTGATCGGGCTGCTCCTGCACGCCCTGGAGCTGAACCACCCGCGCGAGGACCTGCAGTGGGCGCGGATCAGCGTGGACATCCTGGGCTTCATCCGCCGGGACGAGATGACCGTGACCACGCGGGTGCTGCGGGCCGGGCGGACCATCGAGCTGCTTGAGGCGACCGCCCGGATCGACGACCGCGACACGGTGCGGGCCACGGCCTGGCGGCTGGTCCGCGGCGACACCAGCGAGGTGGCGGGAGCGCCCGAGCCGGAGGGGACGCCGATGCCGGCTCCGGACGAGCTGCCCGTCTGGGGCGGGATGCTGCACTGGGGCGGCGGGTTCATCAAGAGCCTGGAGTTCCGCTCCCCCGGCAACGAGCCCGGCCGCGGCCGCACGTGGGTCCGCACGCCGCTGGAGCTGGTCGGTGGAGAGCCGTCCTCCGCGCTGGCCGCCTGGGTCGGCTTGCTCGACACGGCCAACGGCACAGCGGTGCGCAAGGACCCGCGGGAGTGGATGTTCCCCAACGTGGACCTCACCCTGCATCTGCACCGCGAGCCAGAAGGACCCTGGGTCGGCCTGGACACCAAGGTCTACTTCGGTCCGAGCGGCGTGGGCGAGACCTCGTCGGTCCTGCACGATGAGCACGGCCCGGTGGGCACGCTGGCCCAGTGCTTGACGCTCCGGCCGATCGAGCCGTGA
- a CDS encoding IS1634 family transposase, protein MAHIRTVKTSSRATAVQIVYSRRKGSRQIEHIGSARTDVELELLKTAARQKLAAGQGELDLGIQPPPEAGGPLRILSSRMGHLWDSLAAGYAVLGFDQAAGDEVFKQLVLARIVEPTSKFDTVRVLEEIGVPAASYPTIKRRLSLYSAIGWREQLAAACAAHVHLGPSTLVLFDVTTLYFETDEGDGFREPGFSKERRLEPQITVGLLSDANGFPLMVHAFEGNKAETKTMLPTLKAFMDTHGLHDVVIVADAGMVSEANMDAIEAAGLSYILGAKMPRVPYVIEQWRTNHPGADVPDGLTLTARWPGGPSTKGKDVTTFYQYAHDRGRRTIKGIETQVAKAESAVAGKASVKRNRFVQLTGGTRSVNRTLEEKAKALAGFKAYVTNLPDPDAEMVIGSYRRLFQIERSFRMAKSDLRARPIYHRKKDSIEAHLSIVFAAMAVGHWIEQTTGWSIKRFVKTARRYRTFSIAAGKHTITAIDPVPDDLAQALEAIKTKSGAH, encoded by the coding sequence GTGGCTCACATCCGTACCGTGAAGACGTCGTCGAGGGCGACGGCGGTGCAGATCGTGTACTCGCGCCGCAAGGGCTCCAGGCAGATCGAGCACATCGGCTCGGCCCGCACCGACGTCGAGCTCGAGCTGCTTAAGACCGCGGCCAGGCAGAAGCTTGCGGCTGGTCAGGGAGAGCTGGACCTGGGGATCCAGCCGCCTCCGGAGGCCGGTGGGCCGCTGCGCATCCTGTCCTCGCGCATGGGGCACCTGTGGGACTCCCTCGCCGCCGGCTACGCGGTGCTCGGGTTCGACCAGGCCGCCGGTGACGAGGTGTTCAAGCAGCTGGTCCTAGCGCGGATCGTGGAGCCGACCTCGAAGTTCGACACGGTCCGGGTGCTCGAGGAGATCGGTGTCCCAGCGGCGTCTTACCCGACGATCAAGCGTCGGCTCAGCCTGTACTCGGCCATCGGCTGGCGCGAGCAGCTGGCCGCGGCGTGTGCCGCTCACGTGCACCTGGGTCCCTCAACACTGGTCCTGTTCGACGTCACGACGCTGTACTTCGAGACCGACGAGGGAGACGGCTTCCGCGAGCCCGGGTTCTCCAAGGAACGACGCCTGGAGCCACAGATCACCGTCGGGCTGCTGTCGGACGCGAACGGATTCCCGCTGATGGTGCACGCGTTCGAGGGCAACAAGGCAGAGACGAAGACGATGCTGCCGACGCTGAAGGCCTTCATGGACACCCACGGCCTACATGACGTCGTGATCGTCGCCGACGCCGGCATGGTGTCCGAAGCCAACATGGACGCGATCGAGGCCGCCGGGCTCTCCTACATCCTGGGCGCCAAGATGCCGCGGGTGCCGTACGTGATCGAGCAGTGGCGCACGAACCACCCCGGCGCCGACGTGCCGGACGGCCTCACGCTTACGGCACGCTGGCCCGGCGGCCCCTCCACAAAGGGCAAGGACGTCACGACGTTCTACCAGTACGCCCACGACCGCGGCCGACGCACCATCAAGGGCATCGAGACCCAGGTCGCCAAGGCCGAGTCCGCCGTCGCCGGCAAGGCGTCCGTCAAGCGCAACCGGTTCGTGCAGCTGACCGGCGGAACCCGCTCGGTCAACCGAACCCTGGAGGAGAAGGCCAAGGCCCTGGCCGGGTTCAAGGCCTACGTCACCAACCTGCCCGACCCGGACGCCGAGATGGTGATCGGGTCCTACCGGCGGCTGTTCCAGATCGAACGGTCTTTCCGGATGGCCAAGTCCGACCTGCGCGCCCGACCGATCTACCACCGCAAGAAGGACTCCATCGAGGCCCACCTAAGCATCGTCTTCGCCGCCATGGCTGTGGGGCACTGGATCGAGCAGACCACCGGCTGGTCCATTAAGCGCTTCGTCAAGACCGCCCGCAGATACCGGACCTTCAGCATCGCTGCCGGTAAGCACACCATCACCGCCATCGACCCAGTCCCCGACGACCTCGCCCAGGCACTCGAGGCCATCAAGACGAAATCAGGAGCGCACTAG
- a CDS encoding DUF86 domain-containing protein produces MTSTDDRSGPRKHERDLWTIEDLIDVCDSAAALVSRGEEVYRQDRLLRLASEAILIRLGEGISRLPEDVLNLEPGIPRSAIRGMRNRTVHEYQRIDHELVWRTLRDFLPGLREQFVRLHAELLRGL; encoded by the coding sequence GTGACCAGCACCGATGACCGCTCGGGCCCGCGCAAACATGAGCGGGACCTATGGACGATCGAGGACCTCATCGACGTCTGTGACTCCGCTGCCGCGCTGGTGAGCCGCGGGGAGGAGGTCTATCGCCAGGACCGCTTGCTGAGGCTGGCCTCCGAGGCGATCCTCATCCGTCTCGGGGAGGGCATCTCCCGACTGCCCGAGGACGTCCTCAACCTCGAGCCCGGCATCCCCAGGTCAGCGATCCGCGGTATGCGGAACCGCACCGTCCACGAGTACCAGCGCATCGACCACGAACTCGTCTGGAGGACACTGCGCGACTTCCTTCCCGGCCTGCGGGAGCAGTTTGTCCGGCTGCACGCAGAGCTGCTCCGCGGCCTGTGA
- a CDS encoding glycosyltransferase family 4 protein, whose product MDHAGVVGALKLAHGLLQSIGWARFVARLNPDRVYVMSTVCPAPMLGTRLAGRPLVVFLSESVSSNPTLRSVVPKWVIIALVKRWADVTVAVSTYAASQWRGATIIEPPEVMDPDKALPDVVHGERPATPLEMVMLGTMSAEKGQLDAVRAVGLAVDGGVPLQLTFYGDADRVGLRALEQLISQLHLDEVVRHRGSTTTPMTVLAQADLSVVCSRNEAYGRITAESLLAGTPVVGYALGGTVEILSHGGGVLVPPAPAHLATAMATIATDPGKYVELRAAALRRREAREDFGDAARTLRRAEAELAALPKRGVRVVDRRD is encoded by the coding sequence ATGGATCATGCCGGGGTGGTCGGCGCATTGAAACTGGCCCATGGATTGCTGCAGAGTATTGGATGGGCAAGGTTCGTTGCCCGGCTGAACCCAGACCGCGTCTACGTGATGTCGACGGTGTGTCCCGCACCGATGCTCGGCACGCGGCTCGCCGGCAGGCCCCTCGTCGTTTTCCTCAGTGAAAGCGTCTCAAGCAATCCCACACTGCGCTCTGTAGTACCCAAATGGGTGATTATCGCGCTGGTGAAGAGATGGGCAGACGTCACGGTGGCGGTTTCCACCTACGCTGCCTCTCAATGGCGTGGGGCAACCATCATCGAGCCACCCGAGGTCATGGACCCCGACAAGGCCCTGCCTGACGTTGTCCATGGTGAGCGTCCGGCGACACCGCTTGAGATGGTGATGCTCGGCACGATGTCGGCGGAGAAGGGGCAACTGGATGCGGTGCGGGCCGTTGGCCTGGCGGTAGACGGGGGTGTCCCCCTCCAGCTCACCTTTTACGGTGACGCGGACCGGGTCGGCCTGCGTGCGTTGGAGCAGTTGATCTCACAGCTGCACCTCGACGAGGTTGTACGACATCGGGGATCGACGACTACACCTATGACTGTGCTTGCGCAGGCAGACCTCAGCGTGGTGTGCTCGAGGAACGAGGCTTACGGGCGCATCACAGCCGAGTCGCTCCTGGCGGGGACCCCCGTGGTTGGTTACGCCCTCGGTGGGACCGTCGAGATCCTGTCCCACGGTGGAGGGGTCCTCGTGCCACCCGCCCCTGCGCACCTAGCGACCGCCATGGCCACCATTGCCACCGACCCGGGGAAGTATGTCGAACTGCGGGCCGCTGCACTGCGCAGGCGGGAGGCACGAGAGGATTTCGGAGACGCAGCACGCACGCTGAGAAGGGCCGAGGCCGAGCTGGCGGCTCTACCCAAAAGAGGTGTGCGGGTCGTTGATCGTCGAGACTGA
- a CDS encoding DUF2891 family protein — MSPQTPPSAPTPEPDLNAWSRIAREVIGTPYPWAPGHVVTGPDDTRVVPHELHPAFHGALDWHSCVHMQWSLATILLRHGDALDPAEREAAGALLAERLTAEHLAVEVAYLRERPSFERPYGWAWAAQLIARVQELVDAAGHGSAATAYGSDVRAWAEALAPLGEVVAGHVLDWLPRQAYPVGHGKHQNDAFALLLLLDAYGRLGRQDVVEVCRSRALDWFAQDEGASTGDEPGGSDFLSPALTEALLMTRVLPQEEVRPWLERFLPGLGEGAHGHLLVPPTVLDPTDGQGAHLLGLALSRAWALGGLAGWLARPAADLLRESARHQEAAVLDQITDGHFMATHWLVSFALLARGEGAS; from the coding sequence GTGAGCCCCCAGACCCCGCCATCTGCACCGACGCCCGAACCCGACCTCAACGCCTGGAGCCGGATCGCCCGTGAGGTGATCGGCACGCCATACCCATGGGCACCGGGGCACGTGGTGACCGGTCCGGACGACACGCGGGTCGTGCCGCACGAGCTGCACCCCGCCTTCCACGGCGCCCTCGACTGGCACTCGTGCGTGCACATGCAGTGGTCGCTCGCGACCATCCTGCTCCGGCACGGCGACGCGCTCGACCCGGCTGAGCGGGAGGCGGCTGGTGCGCTGCTCGCCGAGCGGTTGACCGCCGAGCATCTTGCGGTGGAGGTCGCCTACCTCCGTGAGCGACCTTCGTTCGAGCGCCCCTACGGCTGGGCGTGGGCGGCGCAGCTCATCGCCAGGGTGCAGGAGCTGGTCGACGCAGCCGGTCATGGGAGTGCCGCCACGGCGTATGGAAGCGACGTGCGCGCCTGGGCGGAGGCGCTCGCGCCGCTGGGTGAGGTCGTGGCCGGCCACGTGCTGGACTGGCTGCCGCGGCAGGCCTACCCGGTGGGGCACGGCAAGCACCAGAACGACGCCTTCGCTCTCCTCCTCCTGCTGGACGCCTACGGCCGGCTGGGGCGGCAGGACGTGGTGGAGGTATGTCGGTCCCGTGCGCTGGACTGGTTCGCGCAGGACGAGGGGGCGAGCACGGGGGACGAGCCGGGGGGTTCGGACTTCCTCTCGCCGGCGCTGACCGAGGCGCTGCTGATGACGCGGGTGCTCCCGCAGGAGGAGGTGAGGCCATGGCTGGAGAGGTTCCTGCCGGGGCTGGGGGAGGGCGCGCACGGGCACCTCCTGGTCCCACCGACGGTGCTGGACCCGACCGACGGTCAGGGCGCGCACCTGCTGGGCCTGGCGCTGTCCCGGGCCTGGGCACTGGGGGGCCTGGCAGGATGGTTGGCCAGACCTGCCGCCGACCTGCTGCGGGAGTCCGCCCGCCACCAGGAGGCCGCCGTGCTCGACCAGATCACCGATGGGCACTTCATGGCGACCCACTGGCTGGTCTCGTTCGCGCTGCTGGCTCGGGGCGAGGGGGCGTCGTGA
- a CDS encoding ABC transporter permease, which produces MLGLAALLPLAFLAVFFVLPVGGMLARGFFPDGGLDLSAVPEVLSRRRTVRVLTFTVVSATAGTVLTLLAGLPVAFVLYRLRFPGRALLRAVVVMPFVLPTVVVGVMFRSLLSSGGALGWLGWDGTWVPILMAFVFFNLAVVVRTVGGMWEGLDRRAEESAAALGASPWQVWRTVTLPALAPAIISAATLVFLFCSTAFGVVLTLGGLRYGTIETEIYLLTVNFLDLQGAAVLSVLQLLAVVVLLVLAARTRDRREQSLQRVGARAAARPVRRHDIPALAVTGLVVAFVLLPVGSLVVRSLKVGDGWGLGHYRALTDPDATQALRVSVTDAMGNSLRAAVDATVLAMVLGLVVAVLVSRRPRAAGWRRVVSGLDGAFMLPLGISAVTVGFGFLITLDRPPLDLRTSPVLVPIAQAMVALPLVVRTLAPVLRSVDPRQREAAAALGAGPWRAAWTAEAPVLTKPLLAATGFAFAVSLGEFGATAFLARPDRPTVPVVIYQLISRPGADHVGMALAASVLLALVTVTVMGVVERLRVGSVGSF; this is translated from the coding sequence GTGCTGGGGCTGGCTGCCCTTCTGCCGCTGGCGTTCCTGGCGGTCTTCTTCGTGCTCCCGGTCGGCGGGATGCTGGCACGCGGCTTCTTCCCCGACGGTGGGCTCGACCTGTCTGCGGTGCCAGAGGTGCTGTCCCGGCGGCGGACCGTGCGCGTGCTCACCTTCACGGTGGTCAGCGCCACCGCCGGCACGGTGCTCACGTTGCTGGCTGGGCTGCCGGTGGCGTTCGTGCTCTACCGGCTGCGCTTCCCCGGCCGTGCGCTGCTGCGCGCGGTGGTGGTGATGCCGTTCGTGCTGCCCACTGTCGTGGTGGGCGTGATGTTCCGCTCCCTGCTCTCGTCCGGAGGGGCGCTGGGGTGGCTCGGCTGGGACGGCACCTGGGTGCCGATCCTGATGGCTTTCGTCTTTTTCAACCTGGCGGTGGTCGTGCGCACCGTCGGCGGAATGTGGGAGGGGTTAGACCGGCGGGCCGAGGAGTCCGCCGCGGCGCTGGGTGCCAGCCCCTGGCAGGTGTGGCGCACCGTGACCCTGCCCGCCCTGGCCCCGGCGATCATCTCCGCGGCGACCCTGGTCTTCCTCTTCTGCTCCACCGCCTTCGGGGTCGTGCTCACCCTCGGAGGCCTGCGCTACGGGACGATCGAGACCGAAATCTACCTGCTCACCGTCAACTTCCTGGACCTGCAGGGCGCGGCGGTGCTCTCCGTGCTCCAGCTGCTTGCCGTCGTGGTGCTGCTCGTCCTCGCCGCCCGCACCCGGGACCGGCGCGAGCAGAGCCTGCAGCGGGTCGGCGCTCGGGCGGCGGCCCGCCCGGTGCGAAGGCACGACATACCTGCCCTGGCGGTGACCGGGCTGGTGGTCGCGTTCGTGCTGCTGCCCGTCGGCTCGCTGGTGGTGCGCTCGCTGAAGGTGGGGGACGGCTGGGGGCTGGGGCACTACCGCGCGCTGACCGACCCGGACGCCACCCAGGCGCTGCGGGTGAGCGTGACCGACGCGATGGGCAACTCGCTGCGTGCGGCGGTCGACGCGACCGTGCTGGCGATGGTGCTCGGGCTCGTGGTGGCGGTGCTCGTGTCCCGGCGACCCCGGGCGGCAGGGTGGCGGCGCGTGGTCTCCGGGCTGGACGGGGCGTTCATGCTGCCGCTGGGGATCTCGGCGGTGACCGTCGGCTTCGGCTTCCTCATCACCCTGGACCGGCCGCCGCTGGACCTGCGCACCTCGCCGGTGCTCGTGCCGATCGCCCAGGCGATGGTGGCGTTGCCGCTGGTGGTGCGGACCCTGGCTCCGGTGCTGCGCTCGGTCGACCCGCGGCAGCGGGAGGCTGCGGCTGCGCTGGGGGCCGGGCCGTGGCGGGCGGCGTGGACCGCCGAGGCGCCCGTGCTGACCAAGCCGCTGCTGGCCGCCACCGGTTTCGCGTTCGCCGTGTCGTTGGGGGAGTTCGGCGCCACCGCCTTCCTGGCCCGCCCGGACCGGCCGACCGTGCCGGTCGTCATCTACCAGCTGATCTCCCGCCCCGGGGCCGACCACGTCGGGATGGCGCTCGCCGCGAGCGTCCTACTGGCGCTGGTGACGGTGACCGTCATGGGCGTGGTCGAGCGGCTGCGTGTCGGATCGGTAGGTTCCTTCTGA
- a CDS encoding sensor histidine kinase — translation MSQQHEPEEPRLPARFLGRTVRRRLLVLITLMLGLTLLLTGVLTFAVQYATVSERVDRDLEQEIGELTLLAQSGPARDGPPYDNAADLFLDFMNVAVAGEDEAFLGMLEGEQPIYSGGTGRSFNPIDPEIIETVDALDVADGRARTATLRTQGTTLRMIVADVQLPGETRDARFVVLNDFGSQRALVNRQVMTYAGVSLLMLLAGGAAAHLVLGRLLRPLQALREATARIHPEDLSMRVDVNSAENTDVAELAIRFNQMLDRIEDGVRQQRQFLDDAAHELRTPLTILRGNTELLQADDPEDVATTRVLLLDELDRMQRLVDDLLILARAQRPDFIRRSPTELAELAVECMDRMTNLGERQWRLTADAEGEVLVDRQRLIQALLQLAANAVKFSEPGSKVELATALVPQDDPRVLDAIAAGAAEAPEYITLSITDQGRGIPESQLERVFDRFGRGENSVNTEGSGLGLAIVKAIVEAHGGAVIVKSTEGIGSRFTLWLPTDPPEEPPHSDVA, via the coding sequence GTGAGCCAGCAGCACGAGCCTGAGGAGCCCCGGCTCCCGGCGCGCTTCCTGGGTCGCACGGTGCGTCGGCGCCTGCTGGTCCTCATCACCCTGATGCTGGGGCTGACGCTGCTGCTCACCGGGGTGCTGACCTTTGCGGTGCAGTACGCCACCGTCTCTGAACGGGTCGACAGGGACCTGGAGCAGGAGATCGGCGAGCTCACCCTGCTGGCTCAGAGCGGCCCGGCCCGGGACGGTCCCCCCTACGACAACGCCGCCGACCTGTTCCTCGACTTCATGAACGTCGCGGTGGCCGGTGAGGACGAGGCCTTCCTCGGCATGCTGGAGGGGGAGCAACCGATCTACAGCGGCGGGACCGGCCGGTCGTTCAACCCCATCGACCCCGAGATCATCGAGACGGTCGACGCCTTGGACGTGGCCGACGGGCGGGCCCGGACCGCCACGTTGCGCACCCAGGGGACGACCCTGCGGATGATCGTCGCCGACGTGCAGCTGCCGGGCGAGACCAGGGATGCCAGATTCGTGGTGCTGAACGACTTCGGCAGCCAGCGCGCCCTGGTGAACCGGCAGGTGATGACCTACGCGGGGGTCTCCCTCCTGATGCTGCTCGCCGGCGGCGCGGCCGCGCACCTGGTGCTGGGCCGGCTGCTGCGCCCGCTGCAGGCGCTGCGGGAGGCCACCGCCCGGATCCACCCCGAGGACCTGTCGATGCGGGTTGACGTCAACAGCGCCGAGAACACCGACGTGGCCGAGCTCGCCATCCGGTTCAACCAGATGCTGGATCGGATCGAGGACGGCGTGCGCCAGCAGCGCCAGTTCCTCGACGACGCCGCCCACGAGCTGCGCACCCCGCTGACCATCTTGCGCGGCAACACCGAGCTGCTGCAGGCCGACGACCCGGAGGACGTGGCCACCACGCGGGTGCTGCTGCTGGATGAGCTGGACCGGATGCAGCGCCTGGTCGACGACCTGCTCATCCTGGCCCGCGCCCAGCGCCCCGACTTCATCCGGCGCTCGCCGACCGAGCTGGCAGAGCTGGCGGTGGAGTGCATGGACCGGATGACCAACCTGGGCGAGCGTCAGTGGCGGCTGACCGCCGACGCGGAAGGTGAGGTGCTGGTGGACCGGCAGCGCCTCATCCAGGCGCTCCTCCAGCTCGCAGCCAACGCGGTGAAGTTCAGCGAGCCCGGCTCCAAGGTCGAGCTCGCCACCGCGCTGGTCCCGCAGGACGACCCCCGCGTGCTGGACGCCATCGCGGCCGGCGCCGCCGAGGCCCCGGAGTACATCACGCTGTCCATCACCGACCAGGGGCGCGGCATACCGGAGAGCCAGCTGGAGCGGGTCTTCGACCGCTTCGGGCGGGGGGAGAACTCGGTCAACACCGAGGGCAGCGGCCTGGGCCTGGCCATCGTCAAGGCGATCGTCGAGGCGCACGGCGGCGCCGTCATCGTGAAGTCGACCGAGGGGATCGGCTCCCGCTTCACCTTGTGGCTGCCGACCGACCCGCCGGAGGAACCCCCGCACTCCGACGTCGCCTAG
- a CDS encoding ABC transporter ATP-binding protein, giving the protein MLELEDVTVRFDETTAVDDVSLDLEEGQVLAVLGPSGCGKSTLLRAVAGLERLDSGRITWHGRDLAGVPTHRRGFALMFQDGQLFAHASVADNIAYSLRLRGVARAARTSRVGELLELVGLPGYADRRTTTLSGGEQQRVALARALAAEPALLLLDEPLSALDRSLRERLAGDLREILTTTGTTAVMVTHDHDEAFTVADRMAVMLAGRVAQEGDTAQVWHSPVSREVAEFIGYETVLEGPAVAALLARADGGHALRAGTGGGTLALRRSALRVDAAGPLTGVVRRAVSVSDAVHLLVEVPEIGQVAARADDPVHQLGDEVRLRLDAGGIATLP; this is encoded by the coding sequence GTGCTTGAGTTGGAGGACGTGACCGTGCGCTTCGATGAGACGACCGCGGTCGACGACGTCTCCCTAGACCTGGAGGAAGGTCAGGTGCTGGCAGTGCTCGGGCCCTCAGGGTGCGGGAAGTCCACGCTGCTGCGGGCCGTCGCCGGGCTCGAGCGGCTCGACTCAGGACGCATCACCTGGCACGGGCGCGACCTGGCGGGCGTGCCGACCCACCGCCGCGGTTTTGCCCTCATGTTCCAGGACGGCCAGCTCTTCGCCCATGCCTCGGTCGCCGACAACATCGCTTACTCGCTGCGGCTGCGCGGCGTCGCGCGCGCGGCTCGGACGTCACGGGTGGGGGAGCTGCTGGAGCTGGTCGGGCTGCCGGGCTATGCCGACCGTCGGACCACCACGCTCTCCGGCGGCGAGCAACAACGGGTAGCGCTGGCGCGAGCGCTGGCCGCAGAGCCAGCGCTGCTCTTGCTCGACGAGCCGCTGTCGGCCCTGGACCGGTCGCTGCGCGAACGGCTGGCTGGGGATCTTCGGGAGATCCTCACGACCACCGGCACCACCGCGGTCATGGTCACCCACGACCACGACGAGGCCTTCACCGTCGCCGATCGGATGGCGGTGATGCTGGCCGGACGGGTGGCGCAGGAGGGGGACACCGCGCAGGTATGGCACAGCCCGGTCTCCCGGGAGGTCGCCGAGTTCATCGGTTACGAGACCGTCCTGGAGGGTCCTGCAGTTGCGGCGCTCCTCGCGCGGGCTGACGGCGGGCATGCGCTGCGCGCCGGCACGGGGGGTGGAACGCTGGCGCTGCGGCGCAGTGCCCTGCGCGTTGATGCAGCTGGCCCGCTGACTGGGGTGGTGCGGCGTGCGGTCTCCGTCTCCGACGCGGTGCACCTGCTGGTCGAGGTGCCGGAGATCGGCCAGGTCGCGGCTCGGGCCGACGACCCCGTCCATCAGCTTGGTGACGAAGTGCGCCTCAGGCTGGACGCTGGGGGGATCGCGACCCTCCCGTAG
- a CDS encoding MBL fold metallo-hydrolase, translating into MTDPSLEFIGTATTILRLGPFTLLTDPNFLHKGQRAYLGKGLVSKRRTEPSLQPEQLPPLDGILLSHLHGDHFDRVAKKKLDRQLPIFTTGHAQRRLHKWGFEQATAVQTWTSQTLTRDDTGLTITAVPGTHAPNLVKPLLPPVMGSVLELDTGAGAPFRLYISGDTLYRPWLREITDRCGHLDAAVVHLGGTKILGSILVTMDGNQGADLVQLLQPSLTVPIHYDDYTVFRSPLSDFEQEWHKRQLPGQLRLVHRGDTISLKVGP; encoded by the coding sequence ATGACCGATCCAAGCCTGGAGTTCATCGGGACGGCGACCACAATCCTCCGACTCGGGCCATTCACGCTGTTGACCGACCCGAACTTCCTGCACAAGGGTCAGCGCGCCTACCTCGGCAAAGGCCTGGTCTCCAAGCGGCGCACCGAGCCCTCCCTGCAGCCGGAGCAGCTGCCGCCCCTGGACGGCATCCTGCTCTCCCACCTGCACGGCGACCACTTCGACCGGGTCGCCAAGAAGAAGCTGGACCGTCAGCTGCCCATCTTCACCACCGGGCACGCCCAGCGCCGGCTGCACAAGTGGGGCTTCGAGCAAGCCACCGCCGTGCAGACCTGGACCTCGCAAACCCTGACCCGGGACGACACCGGCCTGACGATTACTGCCGTCCCGGGCACCCACGCACCCAACCTCGTCAAGCCGCTGCTGCCGCCGGTCATGGGCAGCGTGCTCGAGCTGGACACCGGCGCAGGCGCACCCTTCCGCCTCTACATCAGCGGCGACACCCTCTACCGACCTTGGCTGCGGGAGATCACCGACCGCTGCGGACACCTCGACGCCGCGGTAGTCCACCTGGGCGGCACCAAGATCCTGGGCAGCATCCTCGTGACCATGGACGGCAACCAGGGCGCAGACCTCGTCCAGCTCCTACAGCCGTCCCTGACCGTGCCGATCCACTACGACGACTACACCGTCTTCAGATCTCCGCTCAGCGACTTCGAGCAGGAATGGCACAAGCGCCAGCTGCCCGGCCAGCTCCGCCTCGTCCACCGAGGCGACACCATCTCGCTCAAGGTCGGTCCCTAG
- a CDS encoding OsmC family peroxiredoxin: MPNPVVSKASTIWNGDLFTGSGTTTLDSSGAGSFPVEWNARAEGSDTTTTPEELLGAAHATCFSMAFSNEMKKNGTPPTEVRTSAEVTFVAGTGITGIHLTTQVTAEGLDEETFQQLAQGAKENCPVSQALKSVEITLDAHLG, encoded by the coding sequence ATGCCCAACCCCGTAGTCAGCAAGGCCAGCACCATCTGGAACGGTGACCTGTTCACCGGCAGCGGCACCACCACGCTCGACAGCTCTGGAGCTGGGTCCTTCCCGGTGGAGTGGAACGCCCGCGCCGAGGGCTCGGACACCACGACGACACCGGAGGAGCTGCTTGGTGCGGCCCACGCGACCTGCTTCTCGATGGCCTTCTCCAACGAGATGAAGAAAAACGGCACCCCTCCGACCGAGGTGCGGACCAGCGCCGAGGTGACCTTCGTCGCCGGCACCGGCATCACCGGCATCCACCTGACCACGCAGGTCACCGCCGAGGGGCTCGACGAGGAGACCTTCCAGCAGCTCGCCCAGGGCGCGAAGGAGAACTGCCCCGTGAGCCAGGCGCTCAAGAGTGTCGAGATCACCCTCGACGCACACCTGGGCTGA